The Capra hircus breed San Clemente chromosome 2, ASM170441v1, whole genome shotgun sequence genome window below encodes:
- the FZD7 gene encoding frizzled-7 → MRGSCAAVSRLPLDLCTLVLALLGALPAGAGAQPYHGEKGISVPDHGFCQPISIPLCTDIAYNQTILPNLLGHTNQEEAGLEVHQFYPLVKVQCSPELRFFLCSMYAPVCTVLDKAIPPCRSLCERARQGCEALMNKFGFQWPERLRCENFPVHGAGEICVGQNTSDGSGGAGGGPTAYPTAPYLPDLPFTALPPGAADGRGRSAFPFSCPRQLKVPPYLGYRFLGERDCGAPCEPGRANGLMYFKEEERRFARLWVGVWSVLCCASTLFTVLTYLVDMRRFSYPERPIIFLSGCYFMVAVAHVAGFLLEDRAVCVERFSDDGYRTVAQGTKKEGCTILFMVLYFFGMASSIWWVILSLTWFLAAGMKWGHEAIEANSQYFHLAAWAVPAVKTITILAMGQVDGDLLSGVCYVGLSSVDALRGFVLAPLFVYLFIGTSFLLAGFVSLFRIRTIMKHDGTKTEKLEKLMVRIGVFSVLYTVPATIVLACYFYEQAFREHWERTWLLQTCKSYAVPCPPGHFPPMSPDFTVFMIKYLMTMIVGITTGFWIWSGKTLQSWRRFYHRLSHSSKGETAV, encoded by the coding sequence ATGCGGGGCTCCTGCGCGGCGGTGTCGCGCTTGCCTCTGGACCTTTGCACCCTGGTGCTGGCGCTGCTGGGCGCACTGCCCGCGGGCGCCGGGGCGCAGCCGTACCACGGAGAGAAGGGCATCTCAGTGCCAGACCACGGCTTCTGCCAGCCCATCTCCATCCCTCTGTGCACGGACATCGCCTACAACCAGACCATCTTGCCCAACCTGCTGGGTCACACGAACCAAGAGGAGGCGGGCCTCGAGGTGCACCAGTTCTACCCGCTGGTGAAGGTGCAGTGTTCTCCCGAGCTGCGCTTCTTCCTCTGCTCCATGTACGCACCCGTGTGTACGGTGCTCGACAAGGCCATCCCTCCGTGCCGCTCTCTGTGCGAGCGTGCCCGCCAGGGTTGTGAAGCACTCATGAACAAGTTCGGCTTCCAATGGCCTGAGCGGCTGCGTTGCGAGAACTTCCCCGTGCACGGCGCTGGCGAGATCTGCGTGGGCCAAAACACGTCGGACGGCTCcgggggcgcgggcggcggccCCACCGCCTACCCTACTGCACCCTACCTGCCGGACCTGCCCTTCACCGCGCTGCCTCCTGGGGCCGCCGACGGCCGGGGCCGCTCCGCTTTCCCCTTCTCGTGCCCCCGCCAGCTCAAGGTGCCCCCCTACCTGGGCTACCGCTTCCTGGGCGAGCGCGACTGCGGCGCCCCTTGCGAGCCGGGCCGCGCCAATGGCCTTATGTACTTTAAGGAGGAGGAGAGGCGCTTCGCCCGCCTCTGGGTGGGCGTGTGGTCTGTGCTGTGCTGCGCCTCGACTCTCTTCACCGTGCTCACCTACCTAGTGGACATGCGGCGGTTCAGCTACCCGGAGCGGCCCATCATCTTCCTGTCAGGCTGCTACTTCATGGTGGCCGTGGCGCACGTGGCCGGCTTCCTGCTGGAGGACCGCGCGGTGTGCGTGGAGCGCTTCTCCGACGACGGCTACCGCACGGTGGCGCAGGGCACCAAGAAGGAGGGCTGCACCATCCTCTTCATGGTGCTCTACTTCTTCGGCATGGCCAGTTCCATCTGGTGGGTCATCTTGTCGCTCACTTGGTTCCTGGCGGCCGGCATGAAGTGGGGCCACGAGGCCATCGAGGCCAACTCGCAGTACTTCCACCTGGCCGCCTGGGCGGTGCCCGCTGTCAAGACCATCACCATCCTGGCTATGGGCCAGGTGGACGGGGACCTGCTCAGCGGGGTGTGCTATGTGGGCCTGTCCAGCGTGGACGCGCTGCGGGGCTTCGTGCTGGCGCCCCTGTTCGTCTACCTCTTCATCGGCACGTCCTTCCTGCTGGCGGGCTTCGTGTCTCTCTTCCGCATCCGCACCATCATGAAGCACGACGGCACCAAGACCGAGAAGCTGGAGAAGCTGATGGTGCGCATCGGCGTCTTCAGCGTGCTCTACACGGTGCCGGCCACCATCGTTCTGGCCTGCTACTTCTATGAGCAGGCCTTCCGCGAACACTGGGAACGCACCTGGCTCCTGCAGACGTGCAAGAGCTACGCGGTGCCCTGCCCGCCCGGCCACTTCCCGCCCATGAGCCCCGACTTTACCGTCTTCATGATCAAGTACCTGATGACCATGATCGTCGGCATCACCACTGGCTTCTGGATCTGGTCGGGCAAGACCCTGCAGTCGTGGCGCCGCTTCTACCACAGACTCAGCCACAGCAGCAAGGGGGAGACTGCGGTATGA